A window of Juglans regia cultivar Chandler chromosome 7, Walnut 2.0, whole genome shotgun sequence contains these coding sequences:
- the LOC108990281 gene encoding uncharacterized protein LOC108990281 isoform X2 produces MLSSTIVLEVLRNDNYMNWSACIKNYLLAQDLWDIFETTTEPPKPEDDAMEFKAWRKKNAAALHAIQISCGVEIQSQINDISSAKTVWEMLPKLVHQPPSKGASYDPVAEQGNSLNIPSSNVHEDGSMITPDQKVEPSSSANNPGRQNLFDTWNADYYVGYAPLHKALQSGDWNSAKEFLELQPNSKSAKITTLGKTALHLAVEAGHVHIVEALVELLSEDDLEVQDNFGDTALLETTYSGQFKMAKCMLRKNKKLVSMGRTKGNGSQMLPVVLALSNGYIKMARYLYSLTPLEDLIPEKGRSGSTLCTQAIYTRALDIALDLIRRCPRLVLAPDKENFSPVYALASMKYAFPSGHRLVFWKRWISSCIHIQLANGTTTNEVHLIIQKDVGCQSDAVKTNRLSSGIHIQLANGTTTNEVHLIIQKDEGRQSDAVKTNRSSVGALLRRPFSKLIKLLDMEHLYEMKLAHEQSRELLQLMCKEILITDEEGRAEGNVYQAIFRSIKEGVFEFVHDVVKANPDLLWSHDGDSRNIFSYAVLCRQAKIFSLIYGIDVKDNMAYDRDNSRNNILHMAGMPPVSVMLNRIPGAALQMQRELQWFKEVESIVHPKIKKVINNDDMTPRELFTKNHKDLMKEGEKWMKDTATSCTVVAVLILTIMFAAAFTVPGGNNQDTGLPIFFNKKLFRLFIVSDALSLFSSASSVLMFLGILTSRYAEEDFFKSLPTKMIIGLSTLFFSIATMMIAFSAGLLLMLGEDSSMVIPVISLASIPVTLFVLMQFPLLVDMYISTYGPGIFDRKMKRWL; encoded by the exons ATGCTCTCAAGCACAATTGTTCTTGAGGTTCTTAGAAATGACAATTACATGAATTGGAGTGCTTGCATTAAAAACTATCTCTTGGCTCAAGATCTTTGGGATATTTTCGAAACAACCACAGAACCTCCAAAACCAGAAGATGATGCAATGGAATTCAAAGcttggaggaagaagaatgCTGCAGCTTTGCATGCAATTCAGATTTCATGTGGGGTGGAAATACAATCTCAGATCAATGATATCAGTTCTGCTAAAACTGTCTGGGAAATGTTGCCTAAATTAGTGCACCAACCACCATCGAAAGGAGCTAGTTATGACCCAGTGGCTGAGCAGGGAAACTCATTGAATATCCCATCCAGTAATGTTCATGAGGATGGATCAATGATTACACCTGATCAAAAGGTTGAACCAAGTAGCTCCGCAAACAACCCag GAAGGCAAAACTTATTTGATACTTGGAACGCGGACTACTATGTGGGGTATGCGCCACTACACAAGGCTTTGCAAAGTGGTGATTGGAATTCTGCAAAAGAATTCCTTGAGCTCCAACCCAATTCAAAGAGCGCAAAAATTACTACTTTGGGCAAGACTGCTCTTCACCTGGCTGTTGAGGCGGGACATGTCCATATTGTGGAAGCGTTGGTGGAGCTACTGTCGGAAGATGATTTGGAAGTACAAGACAATTTCGGTGACACAGCTCTACTGGAGACAACATATAGTGGACAGTTCAAGATGGCGAAGTGCATGCTCAGAAAGAACAAAAAGTTGGTCAGCATGGGAAGAACTAAAGGCAATGGGAGCCAAATGCTTCCAGTTGTTCTGGCTCTTTCAAATGGATATATAAAAATGGCTCGATATCTTTATTCTCTCACTCCGCTGGAAGATCTAATTCCAGAAAAGGGCAGGAGCGGTTCAACACTTTGTACCCAAGCTATATATACCAGAGCTTTAG ATATTGCTTTGGATCTAATCCGGCGCTGTCCACGTTTGGTTCTTGCTCCGGACAAAGAGAACTTCAGCCCTGTATACGCATTGGCTTCTATGAAGTACGCATTCCCAAGTGGACATCGTCTCGTGTTTTGGAAACGATGGATCTCCTCTT GTATTCACATTCAATTGGCAAATGGTACGACTACCAATGAAGTTCATTTGATAATTCAAAAAGATGTGGGATGCCAAAGCGATGCAGTAAAAACTAACAGATTATCatcag GTATTCACATTCAATTGGCAAATGGTACGACTACCAATGAAGTTCATTTGATAATTCAAAAAGACGAGGGACGTCAAAGCGATGCAGTAAAAACTAACAGATCAtcag TTGGAGCCCTGTTGCGCCGACCATTTTCAAAACTCATTAAACTTTTGG ATATGGAgcatttatatgaaatgaagttgGCCCATGAGCAATCCCGCGAACTTCTACAGCTTATGTGCAAAGAAATCTTAATAACAGATGAGGAAGGAAGGGCTGAAGGTAACGTTTATCAAGCCATTTTCCGTTCAATCAAAGAAGGGGTTTTTGAGTTTGTTCACGATGTAGTGAAAGCGAATCCAGATCTTCTGTGGAGCCATGATGGCGATTCAAGAAATATATTCTCGTATGCTGTCCTATGCCGCCAAGCCAAAATCTTTAGTCTTATATATGGAATAGATGTGAAGGACAACATGGCCTATGATAGAGATAACTCCCGCAACAATATATTACATATGGCAGGGATGCCACCAGTTTCCGTTATGCTTAATCGCATACCAGGTGCAGCTTTACAAATGCAAAGAGAATTACAATGGTTTAAG GAGGTCGAGAGTATTGTCCATCCAAAGATCAAGAAAGTTAtaaataatgatgatatgacTCCACGAGAGTTGTTTACAAAAAACCACAAGGACTTGATGAAAGAGGGTGAGAAATGGATGAAGGATACAGCAACTTCATGCACAGTCGTAGCCGTTTTGATTCTTACTATAATGTTTGCTGCAGCGTTTACTGTTCCAGGAGGCAACAACCAAGACACAGGCTTGCCAatattcttcaataaaaaacTGTTTAGGCTCTTTATAGTATCTGATGCTCTATCACTATTTTCCTCTGCATCTTCTGTATTGATGTTCTTGGGAATCCTTACATCACGTTATGCAGAAGAAGACTTCTTTAAATCCTTGCCCACAAAGATGATAATAGGCCTTTCTACTCTTTTCTTCTCCATTGCAACCATGATGATAGCCTTTTCTGCAGGTCTTTTACTTATGCTAGGTGAAGATTCATCGATGGTTATTCCTGTCATATCTTTGGCTAGTATTCCTGTCACTCTCTTTGTGTTGATGCAATTTCCCCTTCTTGTAGACATGTATATTTCAACTTATGGACCCGGCATCTTTGATAGGAAAATGAAACGGTGGTTGTAA